One part of the Lentimicrobiaceae bacterium genome encodes these proteins:
- a CDS encoding type II toxin-antitoxin system HipA family toxin has product MAGINKLFVSLLLEGNRFEVGELVLSGQKIYFRYNSDFLKTGLNLSPIKLPFSEEIASAEKQPFDGLFGVFNDSLPDGWGRLLLDRSLSAKGIEIASITPLDRLAYVGIRGMGALVYTPEIEPEKTADLVPELDILAAEMNHVLQGTSSEIIEELFILGGSSGGARPKILAAYSPLTDDLVHGVDNIPEGYEEWIIKFPSSSDNREIANIEFAYHKMALLAGIEMSECRLFKGKSGQVYFGTKRFDRIADKRLHTHTASGLMHDNFKMSTMDYGHLMDCAFRLEKHVKAYEKVFRLAAFNVYSHNRDDHSKNFSFLMNAKGEWQFAPAYDLTFSYSGYGFHSTMIGGESKNPGRKELMKLSTHFGLKNPGSIIEEVQEAINQWNTIAHEYGITRETSSTIQTAMDKIRD; this is encoded by the coding sequence ATGGCCGGTATCAATAAATTATTCGTATCACTGCTTCTCGAAGGGAACAGGTTTGAAGTTGGGGAACTGGTGCTTTCCGGCCAAAAGATCTATTTCAGGTACAACTCTGACTTTCTTAAAACCGGGCTTAATCTTTCGCCCATAAAACTCCCCTTTTCAGAGGAAATAGCAAGTGCAGAGAAACAACCTTTCGACGGATTGTTCGGAGTGTTCAACGACTCCTTGCCTGACGGCTGGGGCAGGCTGTTACTGGATCGCTCCTTATCTGCCAAAGGGATTGAAATTGCAAGCATAACACCTTTGGACCGGTTGGCTTATGTCGGCATCCGGGGAATGGGAGCCCTTGTGTACACACCGGAAATTGAACCTGAAAAGACAGCAGACCTTGTTCCTGAACTGGACATCCTTGCCGCTGAAATGAACCACGTACTCCAGGGGACCAGTTCTGAGATCATTGAAGAATTATTTATCCTGGGAGGATCATCCGGTGGTGCCAGGCCAAAGATTCTTGCCGCATACAGCCCGCTTACCGACGATTTGGTACACGGTGTGGACAACATCCCTGAAGGTTATGAAGAATGGATCATCAAATTCCCGTCATCATCTGATAACAGGGAGATTGCAAATATTGAATTTGCCTATCACAAAATGGCGCTGTTGGCAGGCATCGAAATGAGCGAATGCCGCCTTTTTAAAGGAAAATCAGGACAGGTATATTTTGGAACCAAGCGGTTTGACCGGATAGCTGATAAACGTCTGCATACACACACCGCGTCCGGCCTTATGCATGACAACTTCAAAATGAGTACGATGGATTACGGGCATTTGATGGATTGCGCTTTCCGGCTGGAAAAACACGTGAAAGCTTATGAAAAAGTTTTCAGGCTGGCAGCATTCAATGTGTATTCGCATAACCGGGACGATCACAGCAAGAACTTCTCCTTTCTGATGAATGCCAAAGGGGAATGGCAGTTTGCCCCGGCCTACGACCTGACCTTTTCATATTCCGGCTACGGGTTTCACAGTACCATGATAGGGGGGGAAAGTAAAAATCCGGGACGAAAAGAGCTTATGAAACTGTCCACACATTTTGGGTTGAAAAATCCGGGCTCCATTATCGAAGAGGTTCAGGAGGCTATAAACCAGTGGAACACAATTGCCCATGAATATGGTATTACCAGGGAAACAAGCAGTACCATTCAAACAGCAATGGATAAGATCAGGGACTAA
- a CDS encoding helix-turn-helix transcriptional regulator — MMYSLEPTPSEVSKALAERHRILRKQLKMSQEEMAERSGVSLGSLKRFEVTGKISLDSLLKLTHLLGRLNEFDNLLLVKENLDEVKKLFTE; from the coding sequence ATGATGTATTCATTAGAGCCAACACCGTCGGAGGTAAGTAAAGCCCTGGCCGAAAGACACCGCATCCTGCGAAAACAGCTAAAAATGTCGCAGGAAGAAATGGCCGAACGTTCGGGCGTTTCCCTGGGCAGTTTAAAGCGTTTTGAGGTCACCGGTAAAATATCGTTGGATTCGCTGCTGAAACTGACGCACCTTTTAGGACGGTTGAATGAATTTGACAACCTCCTGCTTGTAAAAGAAAACCTTGATGAGGTTAAAAAACTATTTACAGAATAA
- a CDS encoding nucleotidyl transferase AbiEii/AbiGii toxin family protein: MIHPDSRTIEWMKQVAVENKFSDIVLIEKSIRAFSLLESLVISGCPFVFKGGTALMLHLDSAKRLSIDIDIICPPGTNLEKYLHKYAHEYGFGDVKLVGRINAHNVPKTHAKFFYLVSYVTNTETEFILLDVLFEDIHYYEIEKVPIQSRFLRLEGEPVMVNVPSKADMLGDKLTAFAPSTTGIPYFKGQKDCSMEIIKQLFDVASLFDVTDNLAVTSKTFKKFAKVELQYRNLDPENLAQVFADIYQTSLCICLKGQIEPDNFKILQTGIKRIQSFIHSEKYNIDNAIVNASKAAYLSVLINNEITKIAHFDPQNVERLREAVIREPMPTKLNKLKKTNVEAFFYWNEMYNIHNAQLIQNID, from the coding sequence ATGATCCACCCCGATAGTCGAACTATAGAATGGATGAAGCAGGTAGCTGTTGAGAATAAATTTTCCGACATTGTTCTTATTGAAAAGTCGATAAGAGCCTTTTCATTACTGGAATCGTTAGTGATATCCGGGTGCCCGTTTGTCTTCAAAGGAGGAACTGCTTTAATGCTTCATCTGGATAGCGCTAAACGACTTTCCATCGATATTGACATTATCTGTCCCCCAGGAACAAACCTGGAGAAATACTTACATAAATATGCCCATGAATACGGATTTGGTGATGTAAAATTGGTCGGGCGAATTAATGCTCATAATGTTCCAAAAACACATGCTAAATTCTTTTACCTGGTATCCTACGTTACCAATACCGAAACAGAATTTATTCTTCTTGATGTATTATTCGAGGATATTCATTATTACGAAATAGAAAAAGTGCCCATTCAAAGTCGTTTCCTAAGATTGGAAGGAGAGCCGGTAATGGTAAATGTACCTAGCAAGGCTGATATGTTAGGAGATAAATTAACCGCTTTTGCTCCAAGCACCACGGGCATTCCATATTTCAAGGGACAGAAAGACTGCTCAATGGAAATCATAAAGCAACTGTTTGACGTTGCCTCGCTATTTGATGTAACAGACAATTTAGCTGTTACTTCCAAGACTTTTAAAAAGTTTGCTAAGGTTGAACTGCAATATCGGAATCTTGACCCGGAAAATCTTGCCCAGGTATTCGCCGATATTTATCAGACCTCCCTTTGTATATGCCTGAAAGGTCAGATAGAACCCGATAATTTCAAAATACTTCAGACCGGAATAAAAAGAATACAAAGCTTTATTCATAGCGAAAAATACAATATCGATAATGCCATTGTCAATGCTTCTAAAGCAGCGTATCTTTCAGTTTTAATAAACAATGAAATAACAAAAATAGCTCATTTTGACCCTCAAAACGTGGAGCGTCTGCGGGAAGCAGTTATTCGAGAACCTATGCCTACAAAATTAAACAAACTTAAAAAGACCAATGTGGAAGCTTTCTTTTATTGGAATGAGATGTACAATATTCACAATGCTCAATTGATACAAAATATAGATTGA
- a CDS encoding type IV toxin-antitoxin system AbiEi family antitoxin domain-containing protein, with translation MVTTNDILNFAFTHKVFSRKDLITNLKIHNQIGYPSSLSEQLNRLLKSGLIIRLERGIYTFPDNAKKDFSIVCSEEIKNINKQIKTQFPFADYCIWPGSALLSYMHHIPSLSFVLVDVEREVAESVFNLLNSNSIQRVYLMPSLTDFERYINTNQAIIIRPLISESPLQLVEGINTPTIEKILVDIVGDVEFSFLQGVEINYVYTTIFEKHSINKNKLLRYAARRGRKQLVEELLKTNKL, from the coding sequence ATGGTTACAACTAATGACATTTTAAACTTTGCCTTCACTCATAAAGTGTTTTCTCGAAAAGATTTGATTACTAATCTGAAGATTCATAATCAGATTGGATATCCGAGCTCACTTTCCGAGCAACTAAACCGTCTTTTAAAATCCGGATTAATAATTAGGCTTGAGCGTGGTATTTATACATTCCCGGATAATGCAAAGAAAGATTTTTCGATTGTTTGTTCCGAAGAAATCAAAAATATTAATAAGCAAATAAAAACACAGTTTCCTTTTGCTGATTACTGCATTTGGCCGGGTTCAGCTCTTTTGTCATACATGCACCACATTCCCAGTTTGAGTTTTGTGCTTGTGGATGTAGAACGTGAGGTTGCTGAATCTGTTTTTAATCTTTTAAATTCTAATAGCATCCAAAGGGTCTATCTCATGCCGTCATTAACCGATTTTGAAAGATATATTAATACCAACCAGGCTATTATTATTCGCCCGTTAATATCAGAATCCCCATTACAACTGGTTGAAGGAATAAACACTCCCACTATTGAAAAGATTCTTGTAGATATTGTTGGAGATGTAGAATTTTCTTTTTTGCAGGGAGTAGAAATAAACTATGTTTATACCACAATTTTTGAAAAACACAGTATTAATAAAAACAAACTATTACGCTATGCTGCCCGACGGGGAAGAAAGCAGTTAGTAGAGGAACTGTTAAAGACCAATAAATTATGA
- a CDS encoding YWFCY domain-containing protein, with amino-acid sequence MQQEDDLRGLAKVMEFMRAISILLVIIHIYWFCYRSVHEWNINIGVVDKILLNFNRTTGLFTTILWTKLFSIVFLALSCLGTKGIKEEKITWNKIYVFLTIGFILFFMNGWLPDLPLPATVCTAFYILTISVGYLCLLTAGIWMSRLLKNNLMEDVFNTENESFMQETRLIENEYSVNLPTRFYYRKKWNNGWVNVVNPFRASIVLGTPGSGKSYAVVNQFIKQQIEKGFSLYIYDFKFPDLSTIAYNHLLNHRKGYKKVPKFYVINFDDPSRSHRCNPINPSFMSDISDAYESAYTIMLNLNKTWVQKQGDFFVESPIILFAAIIWYLRIYKDGRYCTFPHAIEFLNKRYEDIFPILTSYPELENYLSPFMDAWLSGAQDQLQGQIASAKIPLSRMISPQLYWVMSGDEFTLDINNPDDPKVLVVGNNPDRQNIYGAALGLYNSRIVKLINKKGQLKSSIIIDELPTIYFKGLDNLIATARSNKVAVLLGFQDFSQLKRDYGDKEAAVVMNTVGNIFSGQVVGETAKTLSDRFGKVLQKRQSMTINQREKSTSISTQMDSLIPPSKISNLTQGMFVGAVADNFDERIEQKIFHAEMVVDTAKVDAETKAYKKIPVITSFIDGQGNDRMKEMIQENYNRIKAETKQMVKDELKRIKNDPELAHLLQQQE; translated from the coding sequence ATGCAACAGGAAGACGATTTAAGAGGTTTGGCAAAGGTTATGGAGTTTATGCGGGCCATCAGCATTTTACTGGTGATTATCCATATTTACTGGTTTTGTTACCGTTCAGTTCATGAGTGGAACATCAATATTGGGGTGGTCGATAAAATCCTTTTGAATTTCAACCGGACCACGGGACTGTTTACCACCATCCTTTGGACAAAACTGTTTTCAATAGTTTTCCTTGCACTATCATGTTTAGGTACTAAAGGTATTAAAGAGGAAAAAATTACCTGGAACAAAATTTATGTGTTCCTAACCATTGGGTTTATCCTCTTTTTTATGAACGGATGGCTACCTGATCTGCCCTTACCTGCAACGGTTTGTACTGCGTTTTATATCCTAACGATAAGTGTGGGCTACCTTTGCCTGTTGACCGCAGGTATATGGATGTCGCGCCTGTTGAAGAACAACCTGATGGAGGATGTTTTCAATACGGAAAATGAATCATTCATGCAGGAAACCCGGTTAATCGAAAATGAGTATTCGGTCAACCTGCCAACCCGTTTCTATTACCGCAAGAAATGGAACAATGGATGGGTCAATGTAGTAAACCCCTTTCGTGCATCAATTGTACTTGGCACACCTGGTTCCGGTAAGAGTTACGCGGTGGTAAACCAGTTCATCAAACAGCAGATCGAAAAAGGCTTTTCCCTATATATTTACGATTTTAAATTCCCGGATTTATCAACTATTGCTTATAACCACCTGCTGAACCATCGTAAAGGCTATAAAAAGGTGCCGAAATTCTATGTCATCAACTTCGACGACCCTTCACGTTCACACAGGTGTAACCCGATCAACCCGTCGTTTATGAGTGATATATCGGATGCTTACGAAAGCGCCTACACCATCATGCTCAACCTGAACAAAACATGGGTACAGAAACAGGGCGACTTCTTTGTGGAATCCCCAATTATCCTGTTTGCTGCCATTATCTGGTACCTGCGAATTTACAAAGACGGTCGGTATTGCACGTTCCCTCATGCCATCGAATTTTTAAATAAACGCTACGAGGATATTTTCCCAATTTTGACTTCGTACCCTGAACTTGAAAACTACCTGTCGCCTTTTATGGATGCCTGGTTGAGTGGAGCGCAAGACCAGTTGCAGGGGCAGATTGCAAGTGCTAAAATCCCGTTATCCCGGATGATTAGCCCGCAACTGTACTGGGTAATGAGCGGTGACGAGTTTACCCTCGACATCAACAATCCCGATGATCCGAAAGTGTTGGTGGTAGGCAATAATCCCGACCGGCAGAATATTTATGGTGCTGCCTTGGGCTTGTATAATTCCCGTATCGTTAAGCTGATAAATAAAAAAGGGCAGTTAAAGAGTAGCATTATCATCGATGAGTTACCGACGATTTACTTCAAAGGTTTGGACAACCTGATTGCCACCGCCCGGAGCAATAAAGTTGCCGTATTGTTGGGCTTTCAGGATTTCTCGCAGCTTAAACGGGACTATGGGGATAAAGAGGCTGCCGTGGTGATGAACACCGTTGGAAATATTTTCTCCGGTCAGGTTGTTGGTGAAACAGCTAAAACGTTGAGCGACCGTTTTGGAAAAGTTTTGCAAAAACGCCAGTCGATGACCATTAACCAGCGGGAAAAGTCAACATCGATAAGCACGCAAATGGATTCGTTGATCCCACCAAGTAAAATATCGAACCTTACACAGGGAATGTTTGTAGGTGCTGTGGCCGACAATTTTGATGAACGTATCGAACAGAAGATTTTTCACGCCGAAATGGTGGTCGATACCGCAAAGGTAGATGCTGAAACCAAAGCCTATAAAAAGATTCCGGTAATTACCAGCTTTATTGATGGGCAGGGCAATGACCGCATGAAGGAAATGATTCAGGAAAACTACAACCGCATAAAAGCAGAAACCAAACAGATGGTCAAAGATGAACTGAAACGAATAAAGAACGACCCCGAGCTGGCACACCTGTTGCAACAACAAGAGTAA
- a CDS encoding RteC domain-containing protein, translated as MSQLVHVCTNVTRDIPAFFTLNYTHVELMALKEEYKARGVKKKVPVGHYLFKAVLAVESSIEWLRVHQTDHKSHMPEKAKTDFSLQWTADGIGLLEMAMALHERHAINNGEVSITAMVNFFFNLFDMKPGNFFSTYGVMRIRANSRTLFLDELKSSLENKMDKDDNKDVMHRKGK; from the coding sequence ATGTCTCAGTTGGTACATGTCTGTACCAATGTAACGAGAGACATCCCGGCATTTTTCACCCTTAATTATACACATGTGGAACTGATGGCATTAAAAGAGGAGTATAAGGCAAGGGGTGTGAAAAAAAAAGTACCCGTCGGACACTATTTGTTCAAAGCTGTTTTGGCTGTTGAAAGCTCTATCGAATGGTTGCGGGTTCATCAAACCGATCACAAATCCCATATGCCAGAAAAGGCAAAAACCGACTTTTCACTGCAATGGACAGCAGATGGAATAGGCCTTTTGGAAATGGCCATGGCCCTGCACGAACGACATGCGATCAATAACGGAGAGGTATCCATTACCGCAATGGTAAATTTTTTTTTCAACCTGTTTGACATGAAACCGGGCAATTTCTTCTCAACTTACGGTGTGATGCGTATCCGGGCCAACAGCCGGACTCTGTTCCTTGACGAACTGAAAAGTTCTCTTGAGAATAAAATGGATAAGGACGATAACAAAGATGTCATGCACCGAAAGGGGAAATAA
- a CDS encoding DUF3945 domain-containing protein, with product MDEKLTDSKKRVLLTTDAANPQALKAVTGMDQNGIPRTVSPDGANIADFLAIDKNGNALENFFKKFLEQTKNPAHTGFFLMTQDVLGKIIEMQPVNAKTLEPYRIDPQQFLDQRQEQKQGQAQEPGGAASGQKNDFQPIDENKINWSQAATMGINRQLLEDTGQLKAILYGHKSPALNHLVFTLEGITFDTQARLSLKEMPDGMYNIQPHSYLKAPDLDRPFLGAMLTGKDKENLLASGNAGRVVDLEQSPGQKIPALISLDKITNRLEAVPVEKLNIPQSLKGVEFTHQQVKDLKEGKVVLVEGMITKKSQDTDNPKKFDAYIQFNAAKGSFDFSYGGLDQNRNLQENKQQQSHENEPNNVRIPQKLLGVELTPKQQEDLREDKTIYVKGMLKDGQDQPFNAYVKINQREGKLDFYKFNPEKARKQGAEITPASESQTQVAVNSEGKTNEATKKVNEPLKQGQTQPTGNQGKQIHKGKDMKM from the coding sequence ATGGATGAAAAGTTAACCGACAGCAAAAAACGAGTGCTGCTTACAACCGATGCCGCCAATCCACAGGCATTAAAAGCCGTTACCGGTATGGACCAAAACGGCATTCCACGGACAGTCAGCCCTGATGGAGCAAATATTGCTGATTTTCTGGCCATTGACAAAAATGGCAATGCACTTGAAAACTTTTTCAAAAAGTTCCTTGAACAGACTAAAAACCCTGCGCACACGGGATTTTTCCTGATGACGCAAGACGTACTGGGTAAGATCATTGAGATGCAACCCGTTAATGCAAAAACGTTGGAACCTTACCGTATCGACCCGCAACAGTTCCTTGACCAGCGGCAAGAGCAAAAACAAGGACAGGCACAGGAACCTGGAGGTGCAGCGTCCGGACAGAAGAACGATTTTCAGCCCATCGATGAAAACAAAATCAACTGGTCTCAGGCTGCAACCATGGGTATCAACAGGCAGTTATTGGAAGATACAGGTCAGCTTAAAGCCATTCTATACGGCCACAAGTCCCCGGCGTTGAACCACCTTGTTTTTACCCTTGAAGGGATCACCTTTGATACCCAGGCGCGGCTGTCCCTGAAAGAAATGCCCGATGGAATGTACAACATCCAGCCCCACAGTTACCTCAAAGCTCCTGACCTGGACAGGCCTTTTCTCGGGGCTATGCTTACCGGCAAGGATAAAGAAAACTTGTTGGCTTCTGGCAATGCCGGACGGGTGGTTGATCTTGAACAAAGTCCGGGACAAAAAATTCCAGCACTCATTTCGCTCGACAAAATCACCAACCGCCTCGAAGCTGTTCCGGTTGAAAAGCTCAACATTCCACAATCGCTCAAAGGGGTAGAGTTTACTCACCAGCAGGTAAAAGACCTTAAAGAAGGCAAGGTGGTACTGGTCGAAGGGATGATCACTAAAAAGAGCCAGGACACGGATAATCCTAAAAAGTTCGATGCCTACATCCAGTTTAATGCGGCTAAAGGCAGCTTCGATTTCAGTTACGGAGGATTAGACCAAAACCGCAACCTTCAGGAGAACAAACAGCAGCAGTCCCATGAAAACGAACCCAACAATGTCCGCATTCCGCAAAAACTGTTGGGCGTGGAACTTACACCCAAACAACAGGAAGACCTGCGGGAAGATAAAACTATTTACGTCAAAGGAATGCTGAAAGACGGACAGGACCAGCCGTTCAATGCCTACGTGAAGATAAACCAGAGGGAAGGTAAACTCGACTTCTACAAGTTTAATCCTGAGAAGGCAAGGAAACAGGGTGCCGAAATTACTCCCGCCAGTGAAAGCCAGACACAGGTTGCAGTCAATTCTGAAGGCAAAACCAACGAAGCAACCAAAAAGGTAAATGAACCCCTGAAACAGGGGCAAACTCAACCTACAGGGAATCAGGGCAAGCAAATCCATAAAGGCAAAGACATGAAAATGTAG